The nucleotide sequence GCTACGCATATTAAGGGCATGGAGTATTCATCATGCCCCGGGTACCGCCGCCGCAGCGCGACTTGGGCGCGGAGATGTGTAGCCCCTACCCTTGTTATGGGAAGGGGCTACACATAATAAGGGCATGAAGTACTCATCATGCCCGGGGCTTGCCGCCGCAGCGCGAGACGGGAAGCAGGGACGAAAGCGCCGGACGGCTCTCGCGAGGAGCCGTTCCGGCGCTTTGTTCGTTATTCGCCGATCATCGGACGAATCGCCCGCGCGAGCGGCTCCCGCAAGCCGTCGAAGCGGTCGAGCGCGGCGGCGCCGCCGTCGATGAAGCCTCGCAGCTTGTCGGCGTCGTCGACGCCGTCCCGATATCGGCCGAGGAAATGAAGGAACACGTCGAGCCGGCGCAGCCGGAGGAGCAGCGGGATCGCCTCCGCCTCGCTCGCCGACAGGCGAGACGCGGCGCCGTAGCCGGCGGCGAATTCGGCGGCGAGCTCGGCCGTCTCCGCCGCGCCGCGATCCCCGTTCAGCAGGTCGGACAGGCAGACGGCCGCTTCCATGACGCGCAGGTCGCGCGTGACGAATTCGAAGTCGAGCACGGCGGCGGCTTCGCCGTCCGGCCGAACGAGCATGTTCGACGCGTTCAAATCGCCGTGCACGAGCTGGTGCGGCAAGCTTCGCAGCGCGGGGAGCGAGCGGCGGATGCGCTCGAGCTCCTGCCCGAGGCGCGCGAGCGGAGCAGCGCAGCCTTGGAACGTCGCCGGCGGCGCCGCGCAAAACCGCTCCACCGCTTCGGTCGGGCAGAGCGGGTGCGCCGCGTCGAGCTCATAGTACGGCGGGTACGCCGGGCGCAGGCCGACGCGAACGCCGCGCAGCGCCTCGCTCAAGGCGCCCGCGGCGCGTCCGAGCCCGCGCGCGGCGCCCGGGCGCGTCGGATCGGGGCGCGCGCCGTCGATATGCCGGAACAGCGCGGCGAGCCGGCCGTCTTCGAGCCGGACGCAGACGCCCTCCGGCGCGGGCACCGGCTCCGGCACGCGGAACGGGAGCGGCCGGCGGGCGAGCGCCGTCAGCACCGCCAGCTCGAAGCCGACTTTCTCCTCGTCTCGGTGCGTCTCGTACACGCGCAGCACGTACAGCGCCCCCTGCCTCTCCACGTACCGCGTCGTATTGTTCATTCCGCTCGGGCCCCCGCGCGCGGTCAGGCGCTCGCCGGGGAAAAAACGCGCCAGCGCCTCCCGCGCGGCGGCATCGGCGTCCGTCACGGCGGAAGCGCCCCAAGCCTCTTGCCATTCGTCGTTCATAAAATTATCGAGCCCTCCGGTGCAAAGCATGATGCTACGATCATACCACGTCCGCCTCGGGGCCGGAACCCGGCAAGCGGCGAACGGTCTTTCGTTTCGCGGGAAAGCGTACTACAATGGGGAAAGATGGAAGGGGGCGCCGGAATGCCCAAAGCCGATAACATGCTTTCGATTCTATGGCTGCTGAAAACCCGCCGGCGCGTCACGGCGAAGCAGCTCGCGGAAGCGCTCGAAATTCACGTTCGCTCCGTCTATCGGTACATCGACGCGCTGTGCGCGAGCGGGGTGCCGATCGTTGCGGAATCGGGGCCGAACGGAGGCTACACGCTGCTGCCGTCGTTCCGGGAATCGCCGCTCTTCTTCGATCTCGAAGAGCAGAAGGCGCTGGTGCAGGCGGCCGTCTTCGCGAAGCAGGCGGGCTACCCGCACGAAGCGGCGCTGGAGCGAGCCGTCGGCAAGCTGAAGAGGTATGCGACCGCGGAGCAGCGGGATACGCTAGACCGGCACGCCGCCGACATCGACGTCATCAGCGCATCCGCCGATGATACCGTTCGCGAGACGCTTCGCGTCGTCGAGGAGGCGATACAACGGTCCGAATCCGTGGACATCGAGTACGAGAAAGGATACGGCGGGCCGACGTCCGCCCGCCGCATCGACCCGTACGGCCTCGTCGTATGGCGGAGCCGATGGTACGTTGTCGCGCATTGCCGTCTGCGCGATGAAGTCCGAAGCTTCCGGGCGGATCGGATCCGGTCGTGCGTGCCGTCGGCGGCGACGTTCGCCCGGCCCGAGGGGTTTTCGGCGCGGCGGTATTTCATGCAGTTTCTGCTGCCGAAGCAGGGCGATGACGAGGCGGAGGAGCTCGTCGAATTCAAGCTGCGCGGCGATCGCCGCGCGATCGACGATCTTTGCCTGCATTGGTTGTTCGCCCCGGCGCTCGTCGAGCGGACGGCGGAGGAAGCGACGTTCCGGATGGATCGGCAATGGGTGCGACACTACGTCCCGTACACGCTGATCGCTTTCGGGACGTCGATCGCGGCGGCGGAGCCGCCGGCGCTCGTCGACGCGATGCTGGAGGTGCTGGAGCGGCTGCGGCCCCATTACGAAGCGATGAGAAAACGCTGACCGTATTTGTCAGTGTTCCTCCTGTACGATGTTGCTATCACGAATGGGAGGCAAGCTGCATGCAACTGAGGCAATTTCGATTGATCGCGGAGCGTTTTTCGGTCAGCGCGGCATTTTACAAGGAGATCATGGGGTTTCCGGCGCTTTGGCTGGTGGAGGAGGAGCAGTACGCGCTGTTCGACACTGGGGACGTCAAGCTGGAAGTCGTAGGACGCGGCGCCATGGCGGAGGCGCTCGGCGCGGGGGCGGACGCGTTCGCGTCGGGCCGTTTCGGGTCCGCGCTGCTCAACATCGAAACGGAGGACGTGGACGCGGCGTACGTGCGGCTGCTGCGCAGAGGAGCCGAGCCGGCGAAGGAGCCGGCGGACAGACGCGCGTGGGGCGTGCGCGTCGCTTACATTCGCGATCCGGACGGCCATTTGATCGAGCTGTACCGGAAGCTGCCGAAAGAGGAGGCTGCGGAATGACGAATCGTGTGCTGAAGCATTTCGAATATCACGTTTGGGCGAACGAGCAACTGTTCCGCGGGTTGGAATCGCTGCCCGATGCGGTGTGGACGAGCCCCGTCGAAGGCTCGTTCCCGACGGTGCAGGCGACGCTCGCGCATATGTACGCGATGGAGCGCACGTGGCGGTACGTGCTGTCGAGGGACCGGACGTTCGAGCAGATCGCCGCTTCGGTTCCGGAGTGGCTGGCGCAAGCGGCTAACGCGAGAGCGGCCGAAGTCGAGCGGCTGTTCCGAGAGTCGGCGGATGACTACCGAAGCCTGCTGGGCGAATTGCCCGATCCGGACGCCTCCGCGGAGTACGAGCACCCGCGTCTCGGCATTCTGCGCGCGTCGCCGGCCGAGCTCGTCGCGCATGTCGTCAACCACGGCACGCATCACCGCGGGGGCGTCGCGCAGGCGCTGCGGCAGCTCGGGCACGCCGCTCCGCCTCTCGATTACGTGTATTATTTATACTGGCTGCAAAAAGGATGAATGACGCATGAAGGAACAAGCGACGATCGACGATTTCCTGCGGCTCGATATTCGGATCGGCACGGTGCTGTCCGCGGAGCCGTTCCCGGAGGCGCGGAAGCCGGCGATCAAATTGGAAATCGATTTCGGACCGCTCGGCGTGAAACGCTCTTCGGCGCAAATCACGAAGCGGTACGATCCGGAAGCGCTCGTCGGCAGGCAGGTGGCGGCCATCGTCAACTTCCCGCCGCGCCGCATCGCCGGCTTCGTGTCGGAGGTGCTCGTGCTCGGCGGCGTGCCGGAGGAAGGGGACGTCGCGCTGCTGCGTCCCGACGAGCCGGTGCCGAACGGCACGCCGATCGCGTGAGGCAAGGCCGCCGGGGGCGAACAAGCCCCCGGTTTTTTTGTTGAAGTTAATTATTATAAAACTAAGGAACCTATGAAAAAGGGGAGGATTATGCTATAATTTTTAGCAGCTTGTGGCAAATCAAATAGGGGGCTTCCTATGCCAACACCGATGCAGAATGCATTATTGGATGTCCTGTTCCTGATTGCTCCGGTGCTTTTCCTTCAATTAATCGATGACCGTCCCTTTTTTTATAGATTTAAACGCGCCATCTCCTTTGCGGCCGCCGCCGCGATCGCTGCGGCATGCATATTGTTCCCGATTCGCATCTCCCCTGCGTATTCGCTCGATTTTTCTTGGATCCCTCTCCTGCTGACCCATCTGTACATGGGATACGCCCTCAGCGTGCCGCTGTGCGCCGCCGCGGCAATATTTCGTTACGCGTTGGACGGGCATGTTCTCGCGGCCCTTGCCGTCTGCGCCGTGCTGCTCGTGCCCCCTCGCTGGTTCGAGCGCATGCCGTGGGCCGTTCGCTCGAAGGCCGTCGTCGCCGCAGCGTTGACGCTGCTGCATTCGTCGGCGCTTGCGGCCGCTTCGGGCTATGGGGACGAGCTACCGGCGCTGCTCTCCGTCATCGCGATCCAAGCGGCCGCCGCGGCGGGCATGACGGCGATCATCGAGCTGTGGACGATCAACGACCGTTCTCGGAAGAGCGGATTTTGGCAGCTTTCTGAACGATTGGAAAAATATAATTTGGTGAGCCAGCTCGCGGCTAGCGTATCCCATGAGGTGCGCAACCCGCTGACGGTGACCAAAGGGGTGCTGCAGTTGATGAAATCGGGAGGAATCGGGGAGAAGGATCGGGAGAAATTTTACGACCTGGCGTTGGAAGAGCTGGAGCGTGCGCAAACGATGATCACCGAGTACTTGACGTTCGCCAAGCACGAGCCGTCCGCCTCGCTCGATCAGCGGTTCGATCCGGCCGATGACTTGCGCCATATCGTAAACGTTATCACTCCGTACGCCCTTATTCACTCGGTCCAGCTGGAGACGTCGTTCGAACAGAAGCTGTGGACGTACGGCAACGTCGGCAAATACCGGCAGTGCATTATTAACCTGTGCAAAAACGCGATCGAAGCGATGCCTCAGGGCGGCCTGCTCCGCGTCGAGCTGAAGCGCTCGCCGGGCAAAGCGGAGTCGCTGCTCGTCATCCAAGACGAAGGCGTCGGCATGAACGAAGCCCAGCTCGACCGCATCGGCATGCCTTACGAAACGACGAAGCAGGACGGCACGGGGTTGGGGCTGGCCGTCGTGTTCCGCACCGTCGCGGATATGGGCGGACGTATTCGTTTCGCGAGCTCCCCAGGGCAAGGGACGACGGTCACCGTCCATTTGCCGCTCTGCGAAGCCGAATCGAAGGACGACGGCCGCGAGATGGCCTGCGTTTGACGTTCAGCCGTCCCGATCCGGCCGCGTGGCGCGCTCCAGTTCCGCGAGAAGGGCGAACGCTTCTTCGTTGTTCGCGCCGCACATCTCCTCCGAGGCGTGCAGCTCGCGGCACACCTTCGGGCGCTCGGGCTTGCCGAACAGCTTGCACCGGCGCTGATCGTCCAGCTGCACGCAAGGCACGCCCGCGGGCTTCCCGTCCGGCATGCCCGGTATGGGCGAGGAGATCGAAACGACGATGCAGCAGGCGGCGCATCCGATACGGCATTCCATGGCGCGGCCTCCTTCCGTACGTGTGTTGTGCACCTATCTTATCATATGGATTGCGTCTTGTATCCCGGGGATCGTTGGACTATGCTGAACGTAGAGCATGGATATTTTCGGGAAGGTTGGGACGACGTTGTTCATGAAATGGGACGGGCATACGCATACGCAATTTTGCAAGCACGGGAGCGACCGGCCGCTGCGGGAATACGCGGCGCGGGCGGCGGCGCTCGGATTCGAGCGGTACTCGGTCACCGAGCATCCGCCGCTGCCGGACGGGTGGATTGACGACCCCGTCCTGACGCCGGAGCTCGCGATGGACCGCTCGGAGCTTCCGGCCTACCTCGCCGAGGCGAAGGCCGTGAAGCGGGAATTCGAAGGAACGCTCGACATCGCGGTCGGTCTCGAAATGGATTATTTGTACGGCAAGGAATCGTTCACGGAGGACGTGCTCGCCGAGGCGGCTTCGGATCTCGAGGACGTCATCGTGTCCGTGCATTATTTGCCGGGCCGCGGCGGGATGCGCTGCGTCGATTACAAGCCGGAGGATTTCCAAGACAATCTGCTCTCGTACTACGGCTCGATGGAGAAGGTGACCGACGTGTATTACGATCACGTGGAGCTGGCGGTGCGCAGCGCGGCCGGCTGGCGGTGGCGGAAGCGGCTCGGTCACGTGAATCTGATCGAGAAATTCCGCACGGCGCTGCCTCCGATCGACGAGGCGCACATCCGCGAGCGGCTGGAACGGCTGCTGCCGCTCCTCGTCGAGTGCGGCGTGGGCCTCGACGTGAACGCCGCCGGCCTGCGGAAGCCGACGTGCGGCAAGGCGTACGTGCCGGAATGGTATATGGCCGCCTGTGCGGCGCAGGGCGTCGAGCTGGTGTTCGGTTCGGACGCGCATCGGCCGGACGAGGCCGGAAGCGGCTGGGAATGGTACGAGCAAGCGATGAAGAAGGTTCGGGCGTAATGTCCGGGCCTTCTTTTTTTTATGCGCGGAAAAGCATCGAGCCCGTAGGGGACAGTCCATGCTGCCTGGACGGCTGTCACATACACATATAGAGAGTGGAGGGATTTTTTCTGGAAGGGGGAAGCGCGATGCTCACGGTTGGACCGATTAGCGCGGCCAACGGGTATCCGGTCTGGTACAAAGACGAGAACGGGCTGCGTCTTCAGCTGAATACGGATCCGAACGATCCGTACAGCGGCATTACGCCGGCCGATTTGCCGAACCCGTCGGCGCCGGTGTCGTTTCCGGACAACTTCCCGTCGGAGTCGTTTTATTTTTCGGCCGAGGCCGAAATGGAGACAGGGACCGGCGGTCGGGCGCGGCTCGTGCTGGCGCTCGAAGCGGCGTTCGTGAACGAGGTGCCGACGCCGGGGGAACAAATCGTGTTCGGACGGGTGCGCGTACGCGCGAGAGAGCTGATTCCGGGAGCGGTGTATACGGTGTATCATCCGTACGGGGTCGAGACGTTCGAGGCGGATGACGAGGGCGAGATCAATTTCACCGAGGATATCGGGGATATGGACGGAGGCGGCTTCGAGCAGGCCGGCAACAGCCGGATACACCCGTTCCTTCGGTGGGATCCCGCGGTCGCCCCGGCGCCGCCGCCCGGGTATATCGGCGATCCGAACGTGCTTCATCGCATCGTAGGCAGCCCTGTGGGCCGGAACTATTTCCGCATCGAAGGTCCCGACATCGGCGTCGGTTCGCCGGACCGCGTGTCGGACGACGCGATCGAGACGCGGCTGTTCGCCGTGCTCGGCACA is from Paenibacillus sp. and encodes:
- a CDS encoding phosphotransferase encodes the protein MNDEWQEAWGASAVTDADAAAREALARFFPGERLTARGGPSGMNNTTRYVERQGALYVLRVYETHRDEEKVGFELAVLTALARRPLPFRVPEPVPAPEGVCVRLEDGRLAALFRHIDGARPDPTRPGAARGLGRAAGALSEALRGVRVGLRPAYPPYYELDAAHPLCPTEAVERFCAAPPATFQGCAAPLARLGQELERIRRSLPALRSLPHQLVHGDLNASNMLVRPDGEAAAVLDFEFVTRDLRVMEAAVCLSDLLNGDRGAAETAELAAEFAAGYGAASRLSASEAEAIPLLLRLRRLDVFLHFLGRYRDGVDDADKLRGFIDGGAAALDRFDGLREPLARAIRPMIGE
- a CDS encoding YafY family protein, with amino-acid sequence MPKADNMLSILWLLKTRRRVTAKQLAEALEIHVRSVYRYIDALCASGVPIVAESGPNGGYTLLPSFRESPLFFDLEEQKALVQAAVFAKQAGYPHEAALERAVGKLKRYATAEQRDTLDRHAADIDVISASADDTVRETLRVVEEAIQRSESVDIEYEKGYGGPTSARRIDPYGLVVWRSRWYVVAHCRLRDEVRSFRADRIRSCVPSAATFARPEGFSARRYFMQFLLPKQGDDEAEELVEFKLRGDRRAIDDLCLHWLFAPALVERTAEEATFRMDRQWVRHYVPYTLIAFGTSIAAAEPPALVDAMLEVLERLRPHYEAMRKR
- a CDS encoding VOC family protein; the encoded protein is MQLRQFRLIAERFSVSAAFYKEIMGFPALWLVEEEQYALFDTGDVKLEVVGRGAMAEALGAGADAFASGRFGSALLNIETEDVDAAYVRLLRRGAEPAKEPADRRAWGVRVAYIRDPDGHLIELYRKLPKEEAAE
- a CDS encoding DinB family protein yields the protein MTNRVLKHFEYHVWANEQLFRGLESLPDAVWTSPVEGSFPTVQATLAHMYAMERTWRYVLSRDRTFEQIAASVPEWLAQAANARAAEVERLFRESADDYRSLLGELPDPDASAEYEHPRLGILRASPAELVAHVVNHGTHHRGGVAQALRQLGHAAPPLDYVYYLYWLQKG
- the csaA gene encoding chaperone CsaA: MKEQATIDDFLRLDIRIGTVLSAEPFPEARKPAIKLEIDFGPLGVKRSSAQITKRYDPEALVGRQVAAIVNFPPRRIAGFVSEVLVLGGVPEEGDVALLRPDEPVPNGTPIA
- a CDS encoding HAMP domain-containing sensor histidine kinase, whose amino-acid sequence is MPTPMQNALLDVLFLIAPVLFLQLIDDRPFFYRFKRAISFAAAAAIAAACILFPIRISPAYSLDFSWIPLLLTHLYMGYALSVPLCAAAAIFRYALDGHVLAALAVCAVLLVPPRWFERMPWAVRSKAVVAAALTLLHSSALAAASGYGDELPALLSVIAIQAAAAAGMTAIIELWTINDRSRKSGFWQLSERLEKYNLVSQLAASVSHEVRNPLTVTKGVLQLMKSGGIGEKDREKFYDLALEELERAQTMITEYLTFAKHEPSASLDQRFDPADDLRHIVNVITPYALIHSVQLETSFEQKLWTYGNVGKYRQCIINLCKNAIEAMPQGGLLRVELKRSPGKAESLLVIQDEGVGMNEAQLDRIGMPYETTKQDGTGLGLAVVFRTVADMGGRIRFASSPGQGTTVTVHLPLCEAESKDDGREMACV
- a CDS encoding YkgJ family cysteine cluster protein, which produces MECRIGCAACCIVVSISSPIPGMPDGKPAGVPCVQLDDQRRCKLFGKPERPKVCRELHASEEMCGANNEEAFALLAELERATRPDRDG
- the hisJ gene encoding histidinol-phosphatase HisJ, with translation MKWDGHTHTQFCKHGSDRPLREYAARAAALGFERYSVTEHPPLPDGWIDDPVLTPELAMDRSELPAYLAEAKAVKREFEGTLDIAVGLEMDYLYGKESFTEDVLAEAASDLEDVIVSVHYLPGRGGMRCVDYKPEDFQDNLLSYYGSMEKVTDVYYDHVELAVRSAAGWRWRKRLGHVNLIEKFRTALPPIDEAHIRERLERLLPLLVECGVGLDVNAAGLRKPTCGKAYVPEWYMAACAAQGVELVFGSDAHRPDEAGSGWEWYEQAMKKVRA